One region of Chryseobacterium muglaense genomic DNA includes:
- a CDS encoding IS5 family transposase, whose protein sequence is MYPTDLTQTQWQFIKKALDFDDRKRKYDLMVIWNAISYLVKTGCQWRLLPHDFPKWQLVYYYYSKWSNLEVFDLLLSKLREKVRQNRGQKAEASLGIMDSQSVRWGNNRSLNGYDGGKKVKGIKRHVVVDKNGFLLAVMVSVANIHDSKAALLLMKTLQYLLIPLDVILADGGYRGEIIEEIRIKFNYIIQIVMRSDKKIKEFEPIHKRWIIERTFSWFDNDRRLCRNYELLMETSENMVKLSAIKLLLNKI, encoded by the coding sequence ATGTATCCAACAGATTTAACCCAAACTCAGTGGCAATTTATAAAAAAAGCATTAGATTTTGATGATAGAAAACGGAAATATGATTTAATGGTTATTTGGAATGCGATTAGTTATTTGGTGAAAACAGGTTGTCAATGGCGGCTTTTACCTCATGATTTTCCAAAATGGCAATTGGTTTATTACTATTATTCAAAATGGTCAAATCTGGAGGTTTTCGATTTATTATTGTCAAAATTGAGGGAAAAAGTACGACAAAACAGAGGTCAGAAAGCCGAGGCAAGTTTGGGAATTATGGACAGTCAAAGCGTTCGTTGGGGAAATAACCGTTCGCTCAATGGTTATGACGGAGGTAAAAAAGTAAAAGGTATCAAACGACACGTTGTGGTAGATAAAAATGGTTTTTTATTAGCAGTAATGGTAAGTGTTGCCAATATTCACGACAGTAAAGCCGCATTATTATTGATGAAAACACTGCAATATTTATTGATTCCACTTGATGTAATCCTGGCAGATGGAGGTTACAGAGGTGAAATTATTGAAGAAATAAGAATTAAGTTTAATTATATCATTCAAATCGTTATGCGGAGTGACAAAAAAATAAAGGAATTTGAGCCAATTCATAAAAGATGGATCATAGAACGTACTTTTTCTTGGTTCGATAATGATAGAAGATTATGCAGAAATTATGAACTTCTAATGGAAACTTCAGAAAACATGGTCAAATTATCTGCCATAAAATTATTACTCAATAAAATTTAA
- a CDS encoding GtrA family protein, which produces MKALLLRHKQVLLFIIAGGLSAIVEIGSFKIFSTYLPQAISQEQNFHGIHYPLSNIFSTSCGILFNYFLSIWFVFERGKHSKRKEFVYFMVVSFISTILSLSFFQIFYSFIFKDNIDLIFYTLSPEMTSKIAAILLVSILNYSVKKKIIFNG; this is translated from the coding sequence ATGAAAGCATTACTACTACGCCATAAACAGGTATTATTATTTATCATTGCAGGCGGACTCAGTGCGATTGTGGAAATCGGGAGTTTCAAAATATTCAGCACCTATCTTCCGCAAGCTATTTCTCAGGAACAGAATTTTCACGGAATACATTATCCGTTAAGTAATATTTTCTCAACGAGCTGCGGAATTTTATTTAATTATTTCTTAAGCATCTGGTTTGTTTTTGAACGTGGAAAACATTCTAAACGAAAAGAGTTTGTTTACTTTATGGTAGTTTCTTTTATATCGACCATTTTAAGTTTAAGTTTCTTCCAGATTTTTTATAGTTTTATATTTAAAGATAATATTGATTTAATTTTTTATACCTTGAGTCCGGAAATGACGAGTAAGATTGCTGCTATTCTGCTGGTTTCTATTCTTAATTATTCTGTAAAGAAGAAAATAATATTTAACGGTTGA
- a CDS encoding IS1182 family transposase: MLLQQEKLPLSSYSGLYDLIVPKENLLRKINELIDFSFIYEELLSKYCLSNGRNAESPVRMFKYLLLKSIYTVSDVDVVERSQYDMSFKYFLEMTPEEEVIHPSSLTKFRKLRLKDTDLLNILIGKTVTIAIEKGIIKSKSIIVDATHTLSRSNPFSTIEVLRERSKLLRKTVYQFDEEFKTTMPSKNSDNDVSKELDYCRELEKRIENEPSLCEIPAVKEKLNLLKEMMEDTGEQLVFSKDNDAKTGHKSAESSFFGYKTHLAMSEERIITAAVVTSGEKGDGPELPKLLKISQDNGMEVDAIIGDGAYSGKENLKIADQQNIKVVAKLNPSITQGFRKDEDIFDYNKDADRFVCPAGHLAIRKARQNKKNIGKNQVDTYYFDVEKCRVCPLKEGCYKEGAKSKTYSVSIKSELHQDQMAFQESDYYKEKSKHRYKIEAKNSELKNVHGYNRAIAYGIENMQMQGAMAIFAVNLKRILKLI; encoded by the coding sequence ATGTTATTACAGCAAGAAAAACTTCCATTGAGTTCGTATTCCGGATTGTATGATTTAATCGTTCCCAAGGAAAATCTTCTTCGTAAAATTAATGAGTTGATTGATTTTTCTTTCATCTATGAAGAGCTTTTGAGCAAGTACTGCCTGAGCAACGGGCGTAATGCAGAAAGCCCGGTACGAATGTTCAAATACCTGCTTTTGAAAAGTATTTATACCGTTTCTGATGTAGACGTGGTGGAACGTTCGCAGTATGACATGTCCTTTAAATATTTTTTGGAAATGACTCCCGAAGAGGAAGTTATTCATCCCAGTTCGCTTACAAAATTCAGAAAACTGCGTTTGAAAGATACAGATTTGCTGAATATACTGATTGGCAAAACCGTAACGATTGCCATTGAAAAAGGAATCATCAAATCCAAATCAATTATTGTAGATGCTACGCATACTTTGTCGAGAAGCAACCCTTTTTCGACAATCGAAGTATTGCGGGAACGCTCCAAGCTGCTTCGGAAAACCGTTTATCAGTTTGATGAAGAATTTAAAACGACAATGCCTTCCAAAAACAGCGACAACGATGTAAGCAAGGAATTGGATTATTGCAGAGAACTCGAAAAACGCATTGAAAACGAGCCCTCTCTCTGTGAGATTCCTGCCGTAAAGGAGAAGCTGAACCTTCTGAAAGAAATGATGGAGGACACAGGTGAGCAACTGGTTTTTTCAAAAGACAACGATGCCAAAACGGGTCACAAATCTGCAGAGAGTTCATTTTTCGGATACAAAACTCATCTGGCGATGAGCGAAGAGCGAATAATCACGGCAGCGGTGGTAACTTCGGGAGAAAAAGGCGATGGTCCGGAGCTTCCCAAACTATTGAAGATAAGCCAGGATAACGGGATGGAAGTAGATGCCATCATCGGCGATGGTGCTTACAGCGGAAAAGAAAATCTGAAAATTGCAGACCAGCAAAATATTAAGGTAGTAGCTAAGCTCAATCCCTCCATTACCCAAGGTTTTAGAAAAGACGAAGATATATTTGACTACAATAAAGATGCTGACCGTTTTGTTTGTCCTGCAGGGCACTTGGCGATACGCAAAGCACGTCAGAACAAAAAAAATATAGGCAAAAACCAAGTTGACACCTACTATTTTGATGTCGAAAAGTGCAGGGTTTGTCCATTGAAAGAAGGTTGCTATAAGGAGGGTGCAAAAAGTAAAACATATTCTGTTTCCATCAAGTCAGAATTGCATCAGGACCAGATGGCTTTTCAGGAAAGCGATTATTACAAAGAAAAATCGAAACACCGCTATAAAATAGAAGCCAAAAACAGCGAACTTAAAAATGTGCACGGCTATAACAGAGCGATTGCCTATGGAATTGAAAATATGCAAATGCAGGGAGCAATGGCTATTTTCGCAGTCAATTTGAAGAGAATACTGAAATTAATATAG